CGGGGCGCGATCGCCCGCCTGCTGCTCGACGCCGACGACCACGCGCTCACCGTCGGCCGTCTGACCGAGGCGCTCGCCCTGCGCCAGCCCACCGTCTCGCATCACCTGCGCGTGCTGCTCGAGGCGGGGCTTGTCGCGCGCGAGCCCCGCGGCCGCGAGGTCTGGTACTCGCTGTCTGAGACCGTCGCGGCACGGCTCGAGGAATGGGCGCCGCCGAGCGCCGCCGACTCGCTGAGTGGAGCGCTGCTCGGGCGCATCATCGACGACCTCGGCACGCGCTTCGCGGGCACCTTCTCGCGCGAGACCGTGCAGCGCGTCGTGCTCGACAGCTACGACCTGCTGCGGGCGCGCGACGGCGCGGGCCGCGCGCTGCCCTCGGCCACGGCGCAGTTCGCCGCCGAGCGCCTGAGCGCACAAGAGACCTCGGGGCTCGGCGGCGAGCGACCGCCGGGTGCCCCGCTCGAGGTGCTGTTCGTGTGCGTGCAGAACGCGGGGCGGTCGCAGCTGGCCGCGGCGATCATGCGGCACCTCGGCGGCGAACGCGTGCGCGTGCGCACGGCGGGCTCGGCCCCCATCGACGCGATCCGACCGGCTGTGGTCACAGCGCTCGACGAGATCGGCGTGCCGCTCGGCGGCGAGTTCCCGAAGCCGCTCACCGACGACGTCGTGCGTGCCGCCGACGTGGTCGTGACGATGGGCTGCGGCGATGCGTGCCCGGTATTCCCCGGTCGGCGCTACCTCGACTGGGCGGTCGACGATCCGGCGGGGCAGCCCCTCGACCGCGTGCGCGCGATCCGCGACGACATCGATGCACGCGTGCGCGGGCTGCTCGGCGAGCTGGCGGGCCGGAGCTGAGTCGGCCGCAGGGCGGCGGTCCGCATCCCGTTGCCACTACATATAGATGTGTGTCTATACTTTGGACATGAAGAAGAACGCTCCTGCTGAACCCCTGCCCACCGTGCTGTTCGTGTGCGTGCACAACGCCGGCCGCTCCCAGATGGCCGCGGGCTACCTGCAGCACCTCGCGGGCGACCGCGTCACGGTGCTCTCCGCGGGCTCTGAGCCCAAAGACCAGATCAACCCCGTCGCGATCGACGCCATGGCCGAGGAGGGCATCGACATCGCCCACAACGTGCCCAAGATCCTCACCGTGCAGTCGGTCGTCGACTCCGACGTCGTCATCACCATGGGGTGCGGCGACGCGTGCCCGATCTTCCCGGGAAAGCGGTACGAAGACTGGGAGCTCGAGGATCCAGCCGGGCAGGGCATCGATTCGGTGCGCGTGATCCGCGACGACATCAAGCGCCGCGTCGAAGCCCTCGTCGCCGAGATCGCGCCCGCGCGCTAGGCACGAACGGGCACGCGCGACCCCTTTCACGACGAACGGCCCCCGTGCATGCGCGGGGGCCGTTCGGCGTCACTCGAGGCTACGCCGTAACGATCGCCACGATCGGGTCGCTCGTCGGCGCCGGGCTGCCCGACGCGGGCTCGACCGTCACTCCGACGATCGTGCCGGCCTCGAAGGCGCCGTCGAGCACCTGCACGACCGCTCCCTCACCATCGACCGCGAACAGCCCCGCAGGCGTCGCGACGCCGTCGGTGATGTACCAGAGGGCGTAGCGCTCGTCGTCGCTCAACGGCTCGAGGCCGTCGAAGACCATGGCCGAGAGTCCCACCGACTCGCTTGCGACGAGCGTCACCGAGGCGCCGCCCGCGA
The sequence above is a segment of the Microcella humidisoli genome. Coding sequences within it:
- a CDS encoding metalloregulator ArsR/SmtB family transcription factor, whose translation is MRERGTIAPELSALGDATRGAIARLLLDADDHALTVGRLTEALALRQPTVSHHLRVLLEAGLVAREPRGREVWYSLSETVAARLEEWAPPSAADSLSGALLGRIIDDLGTRFAGTFSRETVQRVVLDSYDLLRARDGAGRALPSATAQFAAERLSAQETSGLGGERPPGAPLEVLFVCVQNAGRSQLAAAIMRHLGGERVRVRTAGSAPIDAIRPAVVTALDEIGVPLGGEFPKPLTDDVVRAADVVVTMGCGDACPVFPGRRYLDWAVDDPAGQPLDRVRAIRDDIDARVRGLLGELAGRS
- a CDS encoding arsenate reductase ArsC, coding for MKKNAPAEPLPTVLFVCVHNAGRSQMAAGYLQHLAGDRVTVLSAGSEPKDQINPVAIDAMAEEGIDIAHNVPKILTVQSVVDSDVVITMGCGDACPIFPGKRYEDWELEDPAGQGIDSVRVIRDDIKRRVEALVAEIAPAR